The Streptomyces sp. TLI_105 DNA segment AAGGTCTTGTACTCGGGCTTGGTGTCGAAGGCGGCTCCGATGCCGACCACGCCCTCGAAGTCGCCGGTCAGCGCGACCCCCTTGAGCGCGGGCAGATGGATCTTCAGCAGCCGGGGGCCCTGATAGACGGACCGTCCGGCGTCGTCGTGGGCGGCCGCGGGGGAGAGCTTGATCTCCAGGAAGTACTTCCCCGCGAGCGGGACCCTGTTCCCTGATCCGTCGTAGTGGAGCGAGCGGGTCTGATGGACGGTGACCGGGGGCATGGCGCCCCGTACGTCGATCACGAGCCGGTCGAAGGTGGCGTGGCCGCCCCAGCGGGCGTTGACGACCAGGGCCGTGGCCGGGGTCGAGGCGCTCAGGGTCGGGGCGTCGGCCGCGCCTGCCGGGATCGTGGCGCCGATCCCGGCGGTCAGCAGGATTCCCGCGGCGACGGCCGCGAGGGTGTGGCGGTGATGCATGACGTCCCCCAATTTCTACTGTTCCGGGGACAGGGGTGTCACTGGCGGAGACAACCACCACCACGATACGGTTCCACCCGTTTTGCCGTATATAGGGTAAAAATTCTCCATGTGCTGGAGTGCGACCGCCGACCTCTGGACGGGCCTCGGGATCGGCGCCGTCGGTGTCGTCTCCCTGGCCTCCGTACGCCGCCCCGGGGACGTGCCGCTCGCCGCCCTGCCCCTGCTCCTCGGTGCCCACCAGGTCGTGGAGGCCGCCGTCTGGCACGCCGGCGGCGGAACCGGGCCCGCCACCCTCGTCTGGGCCGTGATCGCCCTCCCCCTGCTGCCCCTCTTGGTGCCCCTCGGAGTCCTCGCCGCGGCCCGCCCCGCCGACCGGCCGCGCCTGCTCGTGCCGCTCGCCGCCGGCCTCGTGACCGCCTCCGTCCTCGCGTACCGCCTCGCCGTCCGCCCCGTCTCGGCCGAGATCCGGGGCCACACCCTCGGCTACGCCGTCGACCTGCCGCACGCGCCGCTGGTCCTCACCGGATACCTGCTCGCCACCGTCGGGGCGCTGCTCCTCGCCCGCGACCGGCTCCTGCGGACCCTCGGACTCCTCACCGGCCTCGGAGCGGCCGTCTGCGCCCTCCTGTGGCGCACCGAGTTCGTCTCCACCTGGTGCGCCCTCGCGGCGGCCGCCTCGCTGCTGCTGCTCGCCTGGGCACGCGGGCGGCGGCCGGTGGCGTCCCCGGACGGATCCGAGCCCGTCCGACCGTAACCCGACGGCCCCTCAGCAGTTGACCAGGCCATGAAGAAGCGCAGCATGCTCGCCATCGCCTCCCTCGCCGCAGGCGTCGTCACCGCCATCGTCACCCCGCCGCCGCAGGCCAGCGCCGCCGAGAACCCGCTGGCCGGCACGACGGGCATCCTCCAGGACGACCAGACCGCCACCGTCCTCCACGAGACCGTCCAGGGCGCCGAGGGCGCCCTCCAGAACCAGCAGGGCGGCGGGCTGCTCTGACGCCCCGTCCCAGGTGACGGCCGGTGCCCCGCGTTCCGGACGGAGCGC contains these protein-coding regions:
- a CDS encoding DUF6629 family protein, yielding MCWSATADLWTGLGIGAVGVVSLASVRRPGDVPLAALPLLLGAHQVVEAAVWHAGGGTGPATLVWAVIALPLLPLLVPLGVLAAARPADRPRLLVPLAAGLVTASVLAYRLAVRPVSAEIRGHTLGYAVDLPHAPLVLTGYLLATVGALLLARDRLLRTLGLLTGLGAAVCALLWRTEFVSTWCALAAAASLLLLAWARGRRPVASPDGSEPVRP